One Glycine soja cultivar W05 chromosome 2, ASM419377v2, whole genome shotgun sequence genomic region harbors:
- the LOC114379274 gene encoding protein PTST homolog 2, chloroplastic-like, which translates to MHFLTAPSYLSLLSPHLTPSLAPPLHFPASTGRVRRFAVETGSVLRSSLWKVNRYKGLWLSCTGFLRRCKDWDGEFSSLESQILDFMQNTDKPEVFPTKEELVAAGRVDLVNAIVNEGGWLAFGWDLNGGSSEILGFEDNSGGGIEGNGAQASGVSSSSPSQSDNSVGIEAGKSGIEGILSRLEKQRNRSFGLDLDNVSFENNEDKDEWDPRTTTDTMAAGLENGSRASSSSSTSSHLSGSQIKHDPHGSQLGTENLRNSLKPETWRSWIIQRTGFLDTDFEDAEIVPNETEKGGMSDASRQPDILNRRELSSEHINRETGLYSLDGNANHSDIKSRIQNLESELSSILHLLRSSSDKITMQMVQKSSSDDLAKLSDAWEFQENEIMNAQDRLRSIRAKLSVLEGKMALAIMDAHKVVEEKQKKINNAQKALQILKTTCVVWPNSASEVLLTGSFDGWSTKRKMERLSSGIFSLNLQLYPGRYEMKFIVDGEWKIDPLRPVVTSNGYENNLLIIYD; encoded by the exons ATGCACTTCCTCACCGCACCCTCCTACCTTTCGCTGCTCTCGCCCCATTTGACCCCTTCCCTCGCCCCCCCACTCCACTTCCCCGCCTCGACCGGGCGGGTGCGCCGGTTTGCGGTTGAAACCGGTTCGGTTCTCCGTTCTTCTCTCTGGAAGGTGAACCGCTACAAGGGTTTGTGGTTGTCCTGCACCGGGTTCTTGCGGCGGTGCAAGGATTGGGACGGAGAGTTTTCCTCTCTTGAGTCGCAGATTTTGGATTTCATGCAGAATACCGATAAGCCCGAAGTGTTTCCGACCAAGGAAGAGTTGGTTGCTGCAGGGAGGGTGGATTTGGTCAACGCTATTGTCAACGAAGGAGGGTGGCTCGCTTTTGGGTGGGATTTGAATGGTGGGTCCAGCGAAATTCTCGGTTTTGAAGATAATAGTGGCGGTGGAATTGAGGGTAATGGGGCTCAGGCTTCTggggtttcttcttcttctccttctcaaTCAGATAATTCAGT GGGAATTGAAGCTGGAAAATCAGGCATTGAGGGTATATTGAGTCGGTTGGAGAAACAAAGAAATAGATCTTTTGGACTTGACTTAGATAATgtttcttttgaaaataatgaagATAAAGATGAATGGGATCCTAGAACCACAACGGATACA ATGGCCGCTGGCCTAGAAAATGGTAGCAGAGCATCCTCATCAAGCTCTACTAGCAGTCATCTCAGTGGTTCTCAGATCAAACATGATCCGCACGGATCTCAATTAGGTACTGAAAATTTAAGAAACTCGCTTAAGCCAGAGACGTGGAGGAGTTGGATTATTCAGAGAACTGGTTTTCTGGATACAGATTTTGAAG ATGCTGAAATTGTTCCCAATGAAACTGAGAAAGGAGGCATGAGTGACGCTTCAAGACAACCTGATATCCTCAACAGAAGGGAGTTATCTTCTGAACATATAAACAGAGAAACAGGACTATATTCTCTTGATGGAAATGCAAATCACAGTGACATTAAATCCCGTATCCAGAATCTGGAATCGGAGCTATCTTCTATACTTCACTTGTTGAGGTCTAGCTCGGATAAAATTACAATGCAGATG GTCCAGAAGAGCTCTTCTGATGATCTAGCAAAGCTTTCCGATGCTTGGGAATTCCAGGAAAATGAGATCATGAATGCTCAGGACAGATTGCGTTCTATACGGGCTAAGTTGTCAGTGTTAGAAGGAAAGATGGCATTGGCAATAAT GGATGCACATAAGGTAGTTGAAGAAAAGCAGAAGAAGATTAATAATGCGCAAAAAGCTTTGCAAATTCTGAAGACTACTTGTGTAGTTTGGCCTAATAGTGCTTCAGAAGTACTTTTAACAGGATCATTTGATGGTTGGTCCACCAAG AGAAAAATGGAGAGGTTAAGTAGTGGTATATTTTCTTTGAACTTGCAGCTGTATCCTGGAAGATATGAG ATGAAGTTCATTGTAGATGGAGAATGGAAAATTGATCCATTGCGCCCTGTTGTTACCAGCAATGGCTATGAGAataatcttctcatcatttatgATTGA